In Desulfobacteraceae bacterium, the following are encoded in one genomic region:
- a CDS encoding TIGR01212 family radical SAM protein (This family includes YhcC from E. coli K-12, an uncharacterized radical SAM protein.), translated as MPERYRDFNTHLRALFGCRVQKISVDAGLTCPNRDGRVGTGGCIYCNARGSGTGAHGRGLSVTEQLRQGKTALARRYKARKFLAYFQSFCNTYAPLETLRRLYAEALGVPDIVGLAIGTRPDCVDTGVLELLEELARGHLIWIEYGLQSAHDTTLARLNRGHTFGRFAKAVAATRQRGIRICTHVILGLPGETRKQMLATADAVAALGIDGIKLHLLYVVRGTPLEALYRAGRYTCLEQAAYVDLVCDFIERLPPEMVIQRLTGDPHPEELVAPRWSLKKSETRALIQAALAQRDSWQGKRCQQRGTIGR; from the coding sequence ATGCCGGAGCGCTACCGAGATTTCAACACCCACCTGAGGGCCCTTTTCGGCTGCCGGGTGCAGAAAATCAGCGTGGATGCCGGCCTGACCTGCCCCAACCGCGACGGCCGGGTGGGCACCGGCGGCTGCATCTACTGCAACGCCCGCGGCTCGGGCACCGGCGCCCACGGGCGGGGCCTGAGCGTGACCGAGCAGCTCCGGCAGGGCAAGACGGCCCTTGCCCGGCGCTACAAGGCCAGGAAATTCCTGGCCTATTTCCAGTCTTTTTGCAACACCTACGCGCCGCTTGAAACCCTGCGGCGGCTCTACGCCGAAGCCTTGGGTGTGCCGGACATCGTCGGCCTGGCCATCGGCACGCGCCCCGACTGCGTCGACACGGGCGTTCTCGAGCTGCTGGAAGAGCTGGCCCGCGGCCACCTGATCTGGATCGAATACGGCCTGCAATCCGCCCACGACACCACCCTCGCGCGCCTCAACCGGGGGCATACCTTCGGCCGGTTTGCAAAGGCGGTGGCGGCGACCCGGCAGCGCGGCATCCGCATCTGCACGCATGTCATTCTGGGGCTTCCGGGGGAGACCCGCAAGCAGATGCTGGCCACCGCCGACGCGGTCGCGGCTTTAGGCATCGACGGCATCAAGCTGCACCTGCTCTACGTCGTGCGCGGCACCCCGCTGGAGGCCCTCTACCGGGCGGGGCGCTACACCTGCCTGGAACAGGCCGCCTACGTGGATCTGGTCTGCGATTTTATCGAACGGCTGCCGCCGGAGATGGTGATCCAGCGCCTGACCGGCGACCCCCACCCGGAGGAGTTGGTGGCTCCCCGGTGGTCCCTGAAAAAATCGGAGACCCGGGCGCTGATCCAGGCCGCGCTGGCGCAGCGGGACTCCTGGCAGGGCAAACGATGCCAGCAAAGGGGGACCATCGGGAGATAA